The Psychrobacillus sp. FSL K6-4046 DNA window ATATGGCGCAACAGCATGCGGAGGGTTCCACTCTTTATGTAACCTTAGAACCTTGCTCACATTACGGTAAAACACCACCTTGTGCAAATTTAGTAAAGGAATCAAAGGTAAGCAGAGTCGTTGTAGCGACTAGGGACCCTAATCCTGAGGTTGCAGGAAGAGGCATTCAGCTACTTCGTGACGCCGGCATTCAAGTTGATGTCGGGATATTAGAAAAAGAAGCGCAAAAGTTAAATGAGCGTTTTATACACAATATGCTTACCAAGCGTCCATTTGTTATTTCAAAGTTTGCTATGACACTAGATGGTAAACTCGCAACCTACAATGGACATTCTAAATGGATTACTGGAGAAGTATCACGTAAAGATGTGCATGCGCTAAGAAATGAAGTAGACGGTATTTTAGTAGGGGTAGGTACAGTAATAGCAGATAATCCAGCCTTAACTACAAGACTTACTGAGCTTGATGGAAAAAATCCTACAAGAATTATCTTAGATAGCAGCCTACGGACTCCTTTAGATGCACAGGTCCTTCAAACAGAGGAAGCCAAAACGATTATAGTAACAAGTAAAGAAGTAGATTCAAACCGTGTTAAGGAATATGAATCAAAGGGAGCAAAAGTATTATTTGTTTCCAAGAGAAATAGTGGATTGGATTTAGAAGAGGTACTTAGCGAATTATATCAACAAGGGTTAACCGACATACTAGTGGAAGGTGGAGGGGCGATAAATTCGGCCTTTCTGAATGCTGGTTTAATAGATAAATACTATATTTATATAGCTCCAAAAGTACTGGGAGGCAAAGAATCCATTACCCCTTTTACTGGTGAAAATCCAGAGTCAATGGATGCTGCCAAGCAATTGTATTTTGACGAATTCCAAAATTTTGGAGAGGATCTTCGTATAATTGCCTACCCTAAAAATAAATGAGCTACATAACTTTTGATCCAGTATAAAGAAAAATAAATAAAAAGTAACAATAGTATAAGAGTAGGAGAATAAAAATGAAATTTGGTTTTGATATTGACGATACATTAATTAATTTGAGAGAGCATGCTTTTCACTTGTACAATAAGAAACTTAATCAAAATGTGAATCTTGACGTATTTCATGCTTTAAAAACGGTAGAGATTCATGAAGCTTTTGGTTTGGAAAGAGAAGCTGGAAACACCATGTGGAGAGATTGTATGGAGGAAATATATTTTACAGAATGTCCTTCCTTTGAGGGAGCCTTGGAAACGTTGATATCCCTAGAAAATGATGGACATGAGATTTACTATATCACCTCTCGCCCGAAAAAATATTGCGCTCAAACACGAGATTGGATGAAAGCACAAGGCTTTCCAATAACAGATGAAAACTTTTACTGCGGGATGCAGGATGAAGAAAAAATAGCAACAATCAAGGCATTAGAGTTAGATTATTATTTCGATGATAAGCCAGCTGTTTTAGAAACGCTCCAAAACGTAAAAACAAAAGTATTCATAAAGGATCAATCGTATAATCAGTTAATGGATATGCCAAGGCTGAAACAATGGTCTGACTTGAGGAAAATTTTAGAGGAAACAGTCTAACTCGACATAATATATTTCGTGATTCGAATACCCCATGCACATTAGTCGCCAACTAATATGCACGGGGTATTTTTTAAATGGAATAATTTTTAAATTTGAAACAAATCAAGGGAAGGGCCGTCTAATTATAAAATAGTTAAAATCCAAAGGAAGTGACATTTTGAAGAAAATACATTTCATTATCCTGTTAACATGTTTATCTATTTTACTAATAGGATGTCAATCAATTGAAAGCAAAGAAACAAATCACGATAACCCTCAGCAATCGT harbors:
- the ribD gene encoding bifunctional diaminohydroxyphosphoribosylaminopyrimidine deaminase/5-amino-6-(5-phosphoribosylamino)uracil reductase RibD, producing the protein MKTDEEYMRLALDLAASAKGNTNPNPVVGAVIVKNGVIVGTGLHRKAGEPHAEVHAFNMAQQHAEGSTLYVTLEPCSHYGKTPPCANLVKESKVSRVVVATRDPNPEVAGRGIQLLRDAGIQVDVGILEKEAQKLNERFIHNMLTKRPFVISKFAMTLDGKLATYNGHSKWITGEVSRKDVHALRNEVDGILVGVGTVIADNPALTTRLTELDGKNPTRIILDSSLRTPLDAQVLQTEEAKTIIVTSKEVDSNRVKEYESKGAKVLFVSKRNSGLDLEEVLSELYQQGLTDILVEGGGAINSAFLNAGLIDKYYIYIAPKVLGGKESITPFTGENPESMDAAKQLYFDEFQNFGEDLRIIAYPKNK